The bacterium DNA window CGCTGCCGTCGACGGCGTTCGCCGGCGCGTTCGAGCTCCCGCTGCGCGATGAGGAGGCGCTGGTGTTCTTGCCAAGGGCGAGATTGTCCGGCGGCGCGTCGACCGTGACCAGCGCGGCGTCGCTCCCGCTGGCGCCGAGGTTGTCGGTCACGGTCAGGGTCGCCGTGTACACCCCGGCCGTCTCGTACGTGTGGCTCGCGTTCTGGCTCGGGGTGTCGGCCGTGCCGTCACCCCAGTTCCAGGACCAGTCAACGATCGTCCCGTCCGCGTCGGACCCGGCCCCGGTGAACGAGATCGCCGTCCCCGCCGTCCCGGTCTTGTCGGTGCCGGCGTTGGCCACCGGCGGCTGGTTCGGCGGCGCCACGCTCACCGTGACCACGGCCGTGTCGCTGCCGGCGGCACCCTGATCGTCGGTGACCGTCAGGGTCGCCGTGTACGTGCCGGCCGCCGCATACGTGTGGTTCGCGTTCTGAGTCGGGGTGTCGGCCGTGCCGTCGCCCCAGTTCCAGGACCAGTCAACGATCGTCCCGTCCGCGTCGGACCCCGACCCCGTGAACGAGATGGCGGCGCCGGCGTAGCCCGCCTTGTCCGTCCCGGCGTCCGCCGCCGGCGCCAGGTTCGGCGACGCCGTCCCGTAGACCTCAAGCTCCGTGACGCGGTAGCTCGAAGAGTTCGCCACCGTGCAGTACACCCGCACGTACCGCGAGCGGACCGCGGCGAAGAGGGCGTCCGTCGTCCCGCTCGTCCCGCTGGCCGTCGAGAAGCGTGACGTGAAGGCGTTGCCGTCCGTCGACGTCTCGATCCGGAATGAGCGCGCATAGTACGTCGACGACCACGAGACCTTGACGCGGGAGACATCGTAGAACGCGCCGAGGTCCACCAGCAGCCATTGGGTGCCCGTCGAGCCGCTCCGCCAGTAGGTCGAGGTGCCCCCGTCGACCGCCTTGGAGGCCGCGTACGTCGAACTGGACTGCGAGGAGGCGCTGGCGGTCTTATTGAGGGCGAGATTCGCGGTCAGGGCCGTGAAGCTCGCATCGATGCCGTGGTCGGCCATCACGTCCGCAAAGGTGTAGGTCGTCACGGCGCCCACCGACCCGCCGTCGACCACGACGTCGGCGACGCGGTACGCCGGATCCGGCGTGATCGTGAAGGTCTGGCTGCCGTGCGCCGGCACGCTGACCGCCCCCTCGGGCGAGATCGAGCCGTTGGCGCCCGCGCTCGCCGCGATGCTGTAGTTCGGCGGCAGCACGACGTAGACGAACGGCCCCTGCGCCGCTTCCCGCTGCCCCGCTGCGTCGACGGCGAAGTAGTGGAGCGTCGTCGTGGCGGTGAACACCAGCGGCGCCGTGTACACCTGGCTCTCGAGCGTCGGAACCGAGCCGTCGACCGTGTAGTGGATGACGGGCGCCGGGTCCATGTCGTCCGTGGCCGTCAGGGTCACCGTGACCTGGCCGATGTAGCTGCCCGGCGCCGGGCTCGCCACCGTCTGCGGGGCCGCGCCGTCCACCGTGATCGTCCCCGGTGCGTAGTCGGAGCGCGTCGAGGTGCCGTCGCCGATGACGCCGTAGACGTGCCAGGTGCCCGGCGGCACGCCGCCGAGGTCCCAGGCGTACGCGCCCGCGGGCCCGTCCTGGTCCTCGCTCAGGCCCGAAACGATGGGGGTGCCGTCGAAGCCCGCCCCGTCGACGTCGCGGTAGAGCGCGATCGTCGCGGCGGAGTCGGGGTCCGCATCCACCCACCGGATCGTGAAGGTCCCGCCCGCCTGCATCCAGGCGGCTGCCGGCTCGGTCATCGTGATCGCCGGCGGGTCGTCCACGCCGTTGTCGTCCGTGAAGAAGGACGTCAGCGCCGTCCAGGGACCGGCCGCCTCGTTGTCGTCGACCGCCCTGGCGCGCCAGGAGTGCCACGCATAGAGCGGAAGCGGCGGCGTCACCACCCACTCGGTCGCCGCCGCCCCGCCGCTCGCGACCGTGCCGCCCGGTGGCTCGGCGTACACCTCGTACTCGTAGCGCAGCGGGTCGAGGTCGGGGTCGACCGCCGCGTACACCTCGAGGCGCGGCGTGACGCCGTCCACCCAGGCTCCCGCGCCGGGGTTGCGCGGCGTCGGCGCCGACGGCGCGTCGTTCGCGGTGTTGACGAAGAAGCCCGCCCCCGCCCACGGGCTCTCGGTCCACGCGTCCGCCGCCTTGGCGTGCCAGTAGTAGCGCGTGTTGTCGGCCAGTCCGGCCACGCCCCAGGAGGTGGTTCCCTCCGTCTCGGCGACCTCGCCGGAGGTCCTCCTGTTCGGCGTGTCGAACGTGGGGGCGGTGTCCAGCTCGAAGAAGTACGTCAGGGGGTTCCGATCCACGTCCGTGGCGTTCGCAACGCTCAGCGTCACCGACGTCGACGCCACCTCCGAGCCGTCCGCCGGGGAAGCCACGGCAGGCGCGGCGGGCGCGTCGTTCGCCGTATTCACGAAGAAGGCCGAAGGTCCGATCGCCGTGGCCAGACCGTGCTCGTCGGTTGCCGTCGCGGTCCAGAAATGCCACGCGTTGTCCGCGAGCGGAACGGCGGTCGTCCACGCCGTGCTGCCGCCCGTCCCCGCCGGGATCCCCGTCACCAAGTCCTCCTGCGACGTCAGACCATCATCGGCATAGACCGCAAACGAATACCAGACGGCATCCCCGTCGACGTCGCCGGCGTTGGCCACGCGCAGCTCGGGCGTCTGCGTCGCGACGTCGGCCCCGGGCGCGGGCGCCGCGACGTCGAACACACCCGGCGGCTCGTTGGCCGTGTTGACGAAGAAACTGCCGTCCGCCCACAGCGTCGGGGAACTGCCGTCCGTGGCGCGCCCACGCCAGTAGTGCCAGGCGTTGTCCGCCAGGTCGGCGCCGACCGTCCACGAGGTCGTCCCCGCCTGCTGCGCGACCAAGCCGGAGGCCGCCTCCGGCAGCGTCAGCGCCTGATCGCCGTAGACCTCGAACTCGTACGCCAGCGCGTCGCCGTCGGGATCGACGCTGTTCTCCAGCACGAGGGCCGGCCGCGCGCTCGGCACTTCGGCCTGCGCCTGCGGCGCGCTGACCTGGGGGACCGTGGGGGCGCGGTTGACGTTCGTCACGGTGATCGCGACGCTCTCGGCATCCTGCAGGTCGCCATCGTCCGCGATGAAGGTCACGTTGTACTCACCGCTCTGATCGTAGGTCGGCGTCCAGGCGAACGTGCCTCCGATGAAGCTCGCCCCCGCGGGCAGGCCCTGCGCCGTGATGGCGGGCGCCGGCCCGTCGGGATCGCTGGCCGTCACCCCGAAGACGAGCGGCTGGTTCTCGGCGACGCCCCGAGGCCCGATCGGGTCGAGCACGGGCGCCTGGTTGAGATTGACCTCGAGGGCCGCGACGTCCTGCGCCGCGTTGCCGGCCGGGTCGACGGCCGTGGCCGTGAAGGTGTTCGGCCCGTGCACAAGACCGCTCACCGTCGCGGACCAGGTCCCGCCGACCGGCTGGCTGACCACACCGACCGTCGCCGGCGTGTCCACGGCAAGCGACACCGTCGAGCCGGCCTCCGCGGTCCCCGTCATCGTGTAGCTCGCCGAGCGCCACAGCGCAGGCAACGCGTCGATCGCGACCGCCGGCGGCACCTCGTCGATGTCGTAGGTCTCGCTCCCCTCGGGGCCGACGTTGCCCGCCGGGTCCACCGCGAAGAAACGCAGCGTCCCCGACACCGGGACGGCGATCGGGCCGGCGTACACCGGCGAGGCCGCAGTCGGCGCCGAGCCGTCGGTGGTGTAGCGGATGACGGCCGTCTCCGAAGCCGTCAAGACGACGCCCTGCGGCGCGTTGAAGAGTCCGCCGGCCGGGCTGGCCGTGACCACAGGCGCCGTGCGGTCGATGACCACCGGCCCGGCGCCATAGGCCCGCGCCTCGTTCTCCTCGTCCGCGATCACCGCATAGACCCACCACGAGCCGTCGGCCAGCGCCGAGGTGTCCCAGGTGAATGCGTTGGCCGCGTCGTTCTCCGCGATCGCGGCGACGATCGGCGTCCCGTCGAAGCCGTCGCCATCGTCATCGTAGTAGAGCGAGACCAGCGCGGCGCTATCCGGATCGCCGTCCGTCCAGCGCACTTCGAAGCTCACGGCATTCGACGGGGCCTCCGCCGCAGCCGGTCGCGCCACGAGGATCGTCGGCGGATTGTTGTAGCCGCGGACGTTGACGAAGAAGCTCTGCGCTTCGCTCCAGCCGCTCGCCGCGCCGTGCTCGTCGACGGCCCGCGCCCGCCACCAGTAACTGCGATCGTCCACGAGCGTCGCGCTCACCGTCCAGGTCGCGCCGCCGCCGGACGCGAACGCAACGTGTGTCGTCAGCGCCGCCTCCGCGTAGACCTCGAAGTCGTAGCTCAGCGCGTCGCCGTCCGCGTCGACCGGCGCGTTGAGCGCCAGATCCGGGCTCGTCGACCAGACTTCGCCGCCCGCCGCGGGGTTGAGCACCGTCGGCGTGCCCGGCGAGTCGTTTACCGTGTTCACGAAGAGCGACGCCACGACCCACGGGCCGTCGGCGCCGGCGTCGGCCGCGCGGGCGCGCCAGTAGTACCGTGTGTTGTCGACCAGCCCCGCCGGGACCGTCCACGAGGTCTCCCCGGGGCCTTCGGCAATCGCCACGCTGGAGACCAGGCCCGGGCTGTTGAACGAGGGGACCGTATCCAGCTCGAACAGGTAGGTCAGCGGGCTGACTTCGGGGTCCGACGCGTTGCCGACCGTCAGCGTCGGCGCCATCGCGGTCGTCTCCGCGCCGTCCGCCGGGGCGACAACCGTCGGCGCAGACGGCGGCTGGTTGCCGGTGTCGACGAGGAACGAGGCGGTCACGACCGCCGTCGCTCCATGCTCGTCCCGCGCCGTGGCGCGCCAGTAGTACGTGGTCTGGTCCGCCAACGGGGCCGGCACCGTCCAGGACGTCGTGCCCCCGCCGCCCGCGGCCACGTCGCTGGCCGAAGCAACGAGCGCCGTCATCCCGGCGTCCGAGAAGACCTCGAAGCCATAGGTCACGGCATCCCGGTCGACGTCCGTGGCGTTGCGGACGACCAGAGCCGGGGTCGTCGTGCCGACCGACCTGCCGTCGCCGGGCTGCGAGACGCCCACGCCCGCCGGCGGGTCGTTCGCCGTGTTCACGAAGAAGCTGCCGTAGGCCCAGGCGCTCGCGTGCACGCCGTCGCCGGCACGCACCCGCCACCAGTACGGCGCGTTGTCGGCCAGCGAGATGGGAACCGTCCAGGCGGTGCTCCCCCCGCCCTGCGCCACGCCCGCGGCGTCGGCCACACGCTGGGTGAGCGCCGCGTCCGCGTAGACCTCGAAGGCGTAGCTCGTCGCGCCGCCACCGTCGCGGTCGACGCTGCTTCTCACGACGAGGGACGGCTGGAGCGCCGCGACCTCGCCCCCCGCGGCCGGCGCGAGCACCACAGGCACCGAAGGCGCGAGCCCCGTGTTCGGGTCGGTGCCCGCCAGGTACTCCTGCAGGTCCGTCCGCCCGTCGCCGTCCGCGTCCCCCGCGCCGTCACGGGCGAGCGAGCCGAAGTGGGCCAGCTCCCAGGCGTCAGCCATGCCGTCGCCGTCGGTGTCCCAGATGTGGCGCACCGTGATGCGCACGGCCTGCTGGTCGCTCAGCGCCCCGTCGCTCGCCGTGAACGTGACCTGGTACGTCCCTGCCTGCCCGACCGCCGGCGTCCAGGAGAAGGTGCCCCACGTTTCGCCGCCGTCCACGAAGCGTGCCCCGGCGGGGAGCGGCGCGGCCGAAAGTGCCGGCTTCGTCCCGTCCTGGTCCGTGGCGTGCGCCGCGAAGGAGAGTTCCGCGCCCTCCACCACCACCTGGTCGGCAATGAGCTGCAGGACCGGGGCGTGCGGCTCGGCGGCCGGGTCGTCGAAGATCACGGTGTAGGCGCCGGTCGTGTTCGAGTCGAAGAGATTGAAGCCATATTCCCACTCGTGGGCGACCAGATTGCGGTGCTTCGAGAGCCAGGCGTTGTCCGCGCCGATGAGCTTGCCGTCGGAGCGCAGAACCGCCTTGAGGCGCTTGGCGCCCGCAAAGGGGTCGGTGAGCTTCAGGAAGGAGTAGCCGGAGACGACCGGCGTAGCGAGCGAGAAGTGCCTCTCCGTGCCGCTCTGCCCCGCGTCCGTCAGTGTCGACGAGGCGCCGACGTCGGCCACCGGCGTATCCTGCCCCTGGCTCTCGTAGAGGGTGCAGCTCCCGCCCTGACGCACGAGGAAGTCGCGGATGCCGTCGCGGCCCGGCAAGTCGGCTCGGACGTCGTGCTCGGCGATGCGCGCGGCGGTCCCCGAGATCACGGAGGTGATGGCGCCCCCCAGCTCGTCGGAATGAGTGAAGCTCCCCGAGACTTGGGTGAAGCTCCCCGAAAGATTGGTCGTCATGTTCCAGCGGCCGGTCGCGCTGGCCCCGGGCGCCAGCGTGCCGAAGTCCACGAGCAGGCTGCGCGCCCCGGGCTGGCCGTTGACCTCCGAGGAGTCGATCAGGAAGCCGATGAGCAGCCCCTGCTCGTTCTCGACGATGCGCGGTTGCGCGGATTCGATCGCGACGTTGCGGGCGGTGCCGAGCCCGCTGTTCTTGACCCTGACGCCGAAGCTGAAGGGGACGGGCGGCTCGATCGCCGGCGTGAAGGGGTCGTCGGCGTAGACGTCGCCGGGCACGAAGTACTCCACGTAGAGCGACGGCAACGGCTTGACGAGGATCGAGTCCGGCTGCACCTCGAGCGTGAAGGGCTCGCCGTTGATGCGGTAGCTCACCGTGGCGCCGATCTCGTAGCGGGCGCCCAGGGGCTGCCCTTGCGCCGCGATGCCGGTGGGGATCAACAGCCACCGGATCTCCGCCGTCGTGCCGGGGCTGACGGTGCCGGTGCCGGCGACGTCCCCGATGCCCGTCATCGAGTCGATCCGATACCAGAAGGAAGCGGTCTGGTCGTTGGTGTCGGTGGTGAGCACTACCGGCTCCCCGGCGGCGTTCACGCCGTGGATGTCCACGTCCACGCCTTCGATCCCGATCGAGGAGAGCCCGTTCGAAATCTGCATCACGGCGAAGAATCCCTGCCGCTCGAGCGAGAGTGTCTGCCCGATCTCGAGCTTGACGGCGGCGCAGACGGACTCCTGCGCGAGCGCCTGCCCCGTCGGCACGAGGAGGAAGAGCACGAACACCAAGGCCTTGATCATCCTGGACATGCGATCTCCCCCTCTCCAACCAGACTCCATCGCACCCTCGCGAGACCGTGGTCGCAAAATCACGATCCAGCCTCAGCCAGTTCGCCAAGCCCCAACTTCAATCCCTCCGGCGAACAGAATCCTGCCACGTCGCTCGCTGTAGACAGAAGGTGCCCCCCGTACATCTTCACTTAGTCGAATTCCGGCGGATCGATGTGCTGGGAGAACAGATCTACGATATCGTTGCTGCCACTCAGAACAGTCCTGAATACGTGACCGTCCACCACCAGCCATTCAGCCACGAATGATCCGGCGGCATCGGAGAATAGCCCTCGGAACTGACAATTCTTTACATCAAAGCACTTGCCTCCAAAATATCGCACCGCGCCAGGGTATTGGAGAAGGCGATTTCCCCACGCGTTGTACATATCAGAAGCATCAAGCGCGTAAGACTGTTCATGAAATGAAACCTGAATGCTCTTCACATAAGTCTTTGGCAAACCAAAGGCCTCCCCGAATGGTAAGTGCCCGTTGATTCGGCATTGCGAGTCGCCAGCAGCACAACCTTCCACCTGAAAGTTCGCTTCTTGGAATGGCGCCTCAGCAATTGAAACCCTGACACCGCTTGGCAAAGTGAAGTCCCAAGTCGTGTCGGCAATTGCTGACGTCGGGAATAGTGCGCAGAGCAGGATCACAGAGAAGACGTTCTTCATGGGATGACCACCAGTGTGTTGTCGTCACTGCCACCGATCTGATTCCTGATGTTACGATTAAAGACAGGGCATCCTTGCGAAGCGCTTCTGTTTCCTCGTCCGTTGTCACCATGGATCAAGAAACCATCCCGCCCCAACGTCTGAGTGTCAGCTGCCGGTGTCAGCCGCATTGATGCAGGAAGGTTTGTGCCGCTACCGGTCGTGTTGTTCTGCTGCGGCCCGATCGTCCATGTGCCTTGCGGAATGGGCCCGACGTTGCGTAGGAATTGCAGCGTAGGGTTATTGAGACCAAGCCCATGACCGGAATACCCGGTGCCAACATCGACGCTTCGCAGCGGTGGGTCTTCATGTGTTAGTTGCCCACTTGATCGACTGTATACCCAAGCAAGGCCGAACGGATCATCTCTGTCTACTGGACCATTCATGACGTACGCGTACAGATTCAGATCCCCACCCTCAATTCCAATGGGATCAGGTGAGAGGTACCACACCTCGACCGGCCCTCTCAGGCTCTGTGGAACCCCGGTAATGTCACTCAGGCAAGAGTGGAATTTCGCTAACACTGGTTCCAACCCTAAGGCTTGCGGATGTCACATGCCAAAGATTCTGCTTCTCAAGTACGATATAGACAGTCCCTTTCCCCAAGGGACCCGACACGTATACCTGGAAGTGCGCGCTACCAGTGGGACCAACGGTCTTGATGGAATACCCCCAGAA harbors:
- a CDS encoding tlde1 domain-containing protein, whose protein sequence is MNGPVDRDDPFGLAWVYSRSSGQLTHEDPPLRSVDVGTGYSGHGLGLNNPTLQFLRNVGPIPQGTWTIGPQQNNTTGSGTNLPASMRLTPAADTQTLGRDGFLIHGDNGRGNRSASQGCPVFNRNIRNQIGGSDDNTLVVIP
- a CDS encoding PKD domain-containing protein, with the protein product MSRMIKALVFVLFLLVPTGQALAQESVCAAVKLEIGQTLSLERQGFFAVMQISNGLSSIGIEGVDVDIHGVNAAGEPVVLTTDTNDQTASFWYRIDSMTGIGDVAGTGTVSPGTTAEIRWLLIPTGIAAQGQPLGARYEIGATVSYRINGEPFTLEVQPDSILVKPLPSLYVEYFVPGDVYADDPFTPAIEPPVPFSFGVRVKNSGLGTARNVAIESAQPRIVENEQGLLIGFLIDSSEVNGQPGARSLLVDFGTLAPGASATGRWNMTTNLSGSFTQVSGSFTHSDELGGAITSVISGTAARIAEHDVRADLPGRDGIRDFLVRQGGSCTLYESQGQDTPVADVGASSTLTDAGQSGTERHFSLATPVVSGYSFLKLTDPFAGAKRLKAVLRSDGKLIGADNAWLSKHRNLVAHEWEYGFNLFDSNTTGAYTVIFDDPAAEPHAPVLQLIADQVVVEGAELSFAAHATDQDGTKPALSAAPLPAGARFVDGGETWGTFSWTPAVGQAGTYQVTFTASDGALSDQQAVRITVRHIWDTDGDGMADAWELAHFGSLARDGAGDADGDGRTDLQEYLAGTDPNTGLAPSVPVVLAPAAGGEVAALQPSLVVRSSVDRDGGGATSYAFEVYADAALTQRVADAAGVAQGGGSTAWTVPISLADNAPYWWRVRAGDGVHASAWAYGSFFVNTANDPPAGVGVSQPGDGRSVGTTTPALVVRNATDVDRDAVTYGFEVFSDAGMTALVASASDVAAGGGGTTSWTVPAPLADQTTYYWRATARDEHGATAVVTASFLVDTGNQPPSAPTVVAPADGAETTAMAPTLTVGNASDPEVSPLTYLFELDTVPSFNSPGLVSSVAIAEGPGETSWTVPAGLVDNTRYYWRARAADAGADGPWVVASLFVNTVNDSPGTPTVLNPAAGGEVWSTSPDLALNAPVDADGDALSYDFEVYAEAALTTHVAFASGGGATWTVSATLVDDRSYWWRARAVDEHGAASGWSEAQSFFVNVRGYNNPPTILVARPAAAEAPSNAVSFEVRWTDGDPDSAALVSLYYDDDGDGFDGTPIVAAIAENDAANAFTWDTSALADGSWWVYAVIADEENEARAYGAGPVVIDRTAPVVTASPAGGLFNAPQGVVLTASETAVIRYTTDGSAPTAASPVYAGPIAVPVSGTLRFFAVDPAGNVGPEGSETYDIDEVPPAVAIDALPALWRSASYTMTGTAEAGSTVSLAVDTPATVGVVSQPVGGTWSATVSGLVHGPNTFTATAVDPAGNAAQDVAALEVNLNQAPVLDPIGPRGVAENQPLVFGVTASDPDGPAPAITAQGLPAGASFIGGTFAWTPTYDQSGEYNVTFIADDGDLQDAESVAITVTNVNRAPTVPQVSAPQAQAEVPSARPALVLENSVDPDGDALAYEFEVYGDQALTLPEAASGLVAQQAGTTSWTVGADLADNAWHYWRGRATDGSSPTLWADGSFFVNTANEPPGVFDVAAPAPGADVATQTPELRVANAGDVDGDAVWYSFAVYADDGLTSQEDLVTGIPAGTGGSTAWTTAVPLADNAWHFWTATATDEHGLATAIGPSAFFVNTANDAPAAPAVASPADGSEVASTSVTLSVANATDVDRNPLTYFFELDTAPTFDTPNRRTSGEVAETEGTTSWGVAGLADNTRYYWHAKAADAWTESPWAGAGFFVNTANDAPSAPTPRNPGAGAWVDGVTPRLEVYAAVDPDLDPLRYEYEVYAEPPGGTVASGGAAATEWVVTPPLPLYAWHSWRARAVDDNEAAGPWTALTSFFTDDNGVDDPPAITMTEPAAAWMQAGGTFTIRWVDADPDSAATIALYRDVDGAGFDGTPIVSGLSEDQDGPAGAYAWDLGGVPPGTWHVYGVIGDGTSTRSDYAPGTITVDGAAPQTVASPAPGSYIGQVTVTLTATDDMDPAPVIHYTVDGSVPTLESQVYTAPLVFTATTTLHYFAVDAAGQREAAQGPFVYVVLPPNYSIAASAGANGSISPEGAVSVPAHGSQTFTITPDPAYRVADVVVDGGSVGAVTTYTFADVMADHGIDASFTALTANLALNKTASASSQSSSTYAASKAVDGGTSTYWRSGSTGTQWLLVDLGAFYDVSRVKVSWSSTYYARSFRIETSTDGNAFTSRFSTASGTSGTTDALFAAVRSRYVRVYCTVANSSSYRVTELEVYGTASPNLAPAADAGTDKAGYAGAAISFTGSGSDADGTIVDWSWNWGDGTADTPTQNANHTYAAAGTYTATLTVTDDQGAAGSDTAVVTVSVAPPNQPPVANAGTDKTGTAGTAISFTGAGSDADGTIVDWSWNWGDGTADTPSQNASHTYETAGVYTATLTVTDNLGASGSDAALVTVDAPPDNLALGKNTSASSSRSGSSNAPANAVDGSATTYWRSSAGGTQWLEVDLAADYSVSRVKVSWSSTNYGRSFQIQTSMNGTDYTTQYSTTSGGSAPTDVTFPAAGARYVRVYCTVANSSDYRLTELEVYP